AATTAGCCTAATGGGGCCACGAGGAGCGGACCCGCACGCTGCCGCTGTCGGGAGCAGGCCGGCGCCTCCCCAGCGCTGACCTTCAGCCCCTTTGTGCCGGCCCGGCTGTGGGGCCCGTGGGCAATTACGGCCTCATTAGTGCCATGCACCCCGGCCACCGTGCCCGGCCCGCCAGCACCCACACAATGAGGAGCTGCAAATGAGGGGAAAGGCCTGGCCGGTCTCCGAGCTACCGGCCACAGCGCACCCGCGTCTCCCAGAGACCGGCCGCTCCCGCCTGGCCCCGATGGTATTTTTGGCAGTGCTATTGTGCCGGGCCCTATAAAGCGGCGGCTGCAGCGTGCGGCGCAGGGCGCTGTGCTCTTGGCTGCGCAGCAGGACATGCCCCAGCGCTGCTCGGCCACCTGAAGACCCCAGGAAGGATGGAGGTGCCCAACGccaaggtggggctggggcaccgCAGCCCGCGGGGCGGGGAAGGCAGCGATGGGGGGGAGGTTGGGATGTGGGgccaggggtctgggggtgcgGGAGGGCCTGGCCAGTTCCTCGGGAAGCCCCGAGCGTGCAGctcctccccagggctccccgaCCACAGCCAGCAGCCGACCGGGGCTCTCGGCCCCGCGTGGGCTCCTCGGGAGGGAGCTGGGCGCGTGGTGCCTGCGGCATAGGGCACGGGTACTCTCGCTGCTGGTCCCTTGGCACTCGGCAGCCCTCGGAGGGTGTTTGCTGCAGCTTGTGCCGGAGCAGGGCAGGCACGCTGGTGAGGGCACCCGCGTCTGGCTGCTGGTCAGAGCACGGGTGGGGGCCGTggtggctggggtggggagggtgcgGGGAGCAGCGGGTGGGGTGCGGTGCTGGCCATGCCCCAGGGTGCCAAAGGGTGACGCTTCGGGTGCACCCCGGGTGTGGGGCTGGGCCCCGGGGCAGTGGGTCaagcaggcagtgctgcagcGACCAGGGCAGACGGGAGCTGACACCAGGAGGCACGGCAGGACCcgggggcagccctggggctgtgCAGCCAGCCCCCTCCGGCACTGCCGCTGCCCTGCACTAACGCTGCCCGTTGCTCTGGCAGCTCCAGCGAGCTGCCTGCctcttgctcctgctgctctgctccctggccgCTGCCCGGCAGAGTCTGCCCGAGTGCTGCCGGCAGAAGACCTGCTCCTGCCGCATCTATGACCTCCTGCACGGCATGGGCAACCACGCTGCCGGCATCCTCACGCTGGGCAAGAGGAAGAGCGTCCCGCCGGCCTTCCAGAGCCGGCTCTACCGCCTCCTGCACGGCTCTGGCAACCACGCCGCTGGCATCCTCACCATGGGCAAGCGCGGGGAGCACCCTGGCACCGCCTGCCACGACGCATCGGGCTGTCCCCCGGGCACGGATGCCCAGCCGACGCCAGCGCTGCGGGGCGCTGacaccagccctgccagccccagggagtgCCAGGGACGCTCGGGGAAGGACCTGACCAAGAGCCAGGTCCAGGGAGCTGCGAAAAGCTTTTACTGAGAGGGGTgggggcagcgggagcagagCGAGGATCCCTGGGGGGATGGACCCCGGGGACGCACGCCCGGAGCTCGGTGTAAATAGCACTTTTACATACCTCCTCCTAGCCCGGCCGAGCCTGCTCAGGGCACTGCAGGCGCCGCTGGCCTTTTACAATAAATGGTAGCCTGATGTTACccagctctgccttctctctggGGAGGGCCCGGGGGGGCACAGCTCTGCTGCGGGGCAGCCGGCGAGGCTGGTGCCTTCCTCTGTGGTGCCTGGACGTGGGCTCGCCCGTGGTGCCTGCACCGGGGGCGTGCGCGGGCCCAGCTGGGTGGATGCAGGACCAGAACTGGGGCGAACCGAGCCTCGACCAGGCTgcccgggagcggggggggggggggttcgtGAAGCCCCCGCAAAGGGCTCGGAGCATCCCCAACCCCAGCACCAGGGAGCCTCTGGTGACCCTCTCGTGGCCACAGGTCCCGGatctccaccccaccccacccccccgtcgCCCCCCCTCCTGGGAAGGGCTCCAGCTGGGTCCTGTCACCCCCtcagggggtcccgcagggcaCGGccttgccctgcagcccccgggctgAGCCCCaaccggcggggcgggggctggtGTCCGCAGCGGGTGCCCCCGGCCACGCCGAGTCCTGCCCCTTCCGCAGCCTCCGTGGGCCCGGGAGGGCCGGTGCCTGCCGGTGCCGAGCAGGTGCCGGTGCGGCGGGTCCCGGTGCCGAGCGGGTCCCGGCGCCACCAGCCCGGTGCCCCCGGGACAGAGCGACCtgcccgcgggcgggggccgctgcccgccggtGCCGAGGCCCCTCCCGGTGCCGGCGGCGCgcagggcccggggcggggcggggcgggggcggggcgggagccccgggcgggccgggccgggccgagccgagccgagccgggatcagcccgcggcgccggggccgcaCCTGCggaggggcccggggcggcgggggagcgcagccccgcggccgcagccccacggcgggcggcccggcgggacCATGCCGGTGATGAAGGGGCTGCTGGCGCCGCAGAACACCTTCCTGGACACCATCGCCACCCGCTTCGATGGCACACgtagggccggggccggggccggggccggggccgggccggcggggagcggggagggtcCGCGCTGGGCACGGCGGggcccgggcagggggaggcgcTGCCCCCCGGGAagcggcggggagggccggggctcCTCCCGGCACCGCAGCCCCCGGGAAGCGGCGGGACGCGACCGTCCAGGCGCTCCGCGCCGTCCCGGGGACCCCTCGTGCCCGTGGCCGGGCTCGGTGCTCCCggaccccccggacccccccgtgtcccgggcagccccgcggggcggcaggGATGCTCTccccgctgccgctccccgctcccgctgccggggCCCGCGGTCGGTGCCGGCGCGGCCGCGCTCAGCACCAGGGACAGagcccgggcgcggcgggagggacCGGGCGGGacccggggcccggccccggccggggctcagggggtccccggggagggggcgcggccgggctctccccgcccgggccgccccgggccccgccatGGGCTCGGCGCTGCCTCCTCCCGTGCCCGAGCGGTGGCCGGTCCCGGGGGGGGACGTGTGGGTCGCGCCTGCCCCCGCGGTGTGCGGGGTCGGGGTGCTGCCCCGAGGAGCCCCCGGAGCCGGGGCCCCCCGGAGCCagggggggggccgtggggcgcaGCCTGTGCCTGTCACCTCCACGGCACACGGCGCTGCCGCGACGGACGTCGCGGGGCCCTCGGGAAGCCCCGGTGCTGCACGGGGCAGCCCACCCCGAGCCCCCCGTTAGCAACGCAGCCGCTTGCTTGGGGTTACGTCCCTGGAAAGCTGGGTGCcggtggtggtgtgttttggcaggggtggggagcagggcctGTGCTGTCCCAGCGCCGCCCGTTTTGGGGCCACTTCCCATGGCTGGAGGTTCTGGCGTGTCTCTGGGAGCTGGGCTCCCCTCCATGTCTGTGTCCATGTGCTGGGGCCAGGATGGATTAAGGCCTTGGCATGTTGGGGAGGAGATCATGCCGGGGTGCcatgtgccagctcctggcaccaCTGGCaccatgcagccacccaggtaCAGGTCGTGCTCAGGGCTGACCTCAGGCCCCCCCAGAATCACCTGGAGCAGGGGCCTCCCGGGCCAGCTGCCTGGGAGACATCCTGCCTTAGACATCCTGCCCGGGCTGGATGTCTCTCACCTTGCTGGGAGGGACTGGCATGAAGATGGCACTGGGAACCTGGAACCACCTCCCACGGCACCATTGGGCTACCAGGAGCACCCCTGGGGCATGCGCTGGCTGCGATGCTGGGCCAGCTCCTGGCCCGGCATGATGCGGAGCATCCCAGATGACACAGGGCGTCGTTTGCCCATAGGAGCGCTCATTTGGGATGTTACTTTGAGACTGCAACGTCTAACGAGGCAGCCAGCCCGCTGAGCCCTCCCCAGCTCAGACCGAGCTGCGCCCAGAGGTGCCCGGGCAGAGCCGCATGTGCCTCATGCTGATGATCCTACGACTGGCCCTCCACAGGGGCGGAGGCCAAGCATGGCACCGGGGTCCACAtgcccctgcccctctgctgagCTGAGGGGAgttcccccagctctgctgtggcatTAGGAAAGCcccgggaggcagcagggactggtgtccccagctctgctggccctggGCTCCCCGGGGATGGATCTGGCTCTCCGAGGAGGAGGGTGCCCATGGCAGCTGCCTGAAATGACCCGACACAAAGCCCTGGGAATTTGCCCCGGGGAGATGGGAtttgccccacagcaccctggcagcatcctgcctgcagctgcgCCAGCCTTCCAGGCACTTTTAAACAGTGTCCGGCTTTGCGGGTTTGATGTGTCTCTTATCGGCTTTATCTGCCATGGAGAGGGGCTTTAGCTGCAGTGATACACCATGCGAGTTAACCCTGCCTCTCCCAGGTAGCCGCTGCCCGCTGGGCCCGAGGATGCCCATCCAGGCAAGCTGGCCACCGTGGCAGGGGGCTGCCGAGCCCCCCAGAGCTGCTTCACCCTTcttggcagagctgctcccaaatGCaagccctttttttcttttctaataacaCATCCTGGACAACGCCGTAATCCTGGCTCCCCAGAGCCAAAATCTGGCCTTAGTCACAGCTTCAAGCTATTTTTGCTTCTCCAAGCTAATCCGGGGTTGAGCTGTGCTGTGGTGGCCCCGCTGCACCCTCATCGTACCAGGCCTGCCTGTGGCTGCCACCCCCTCCTTCCTGCAACCTCCTCTGCCCTTGCCCTGCCTGCGCTGTCCTGGCACGGCTCTGCTGCCGGTGCACGGGCGCTGCGATCTGCCGCGGGCTCCCCTCCTTTGCTGGGAGAGGGGGCAGACCACATCTCCCCTGCTCCTGGTGCCTGGgctgtgggggtgcaggggtgctgggctggggacccGCAGGCTGGAGACCGTgtcagggctggggacaccccggtCTGCCCTCGCCGGGTGCAAACGCAGCCCGCGCCAGCCAGGCACCCCGCTTCCTTGGCACCCATTTAGTGTGAGGCCATCTGTCCCGCTGGCGCAGAgcctgcagcaaggagctgccgcggccccgggggtagagcccctgcccggcccggggctgggCGATACGGGGCAAAAGCGGCCACTCTGCGGCTGGGCAGGGCACGAGGCTGGCAAGGGCTTTCCTCTGCCTGGTGCCATCTCCTCGCCGGCGCAGGGGTGACGCTGGGGAGGCTCCAGCTGTGACAGATCAAGTGACAGATCAAGGATGCTGTGTTTCCCCTTCACCTCGGCTTGTGCTGGCTTGGCGTGGGCCCTCGACTCACCCCAGGCTCGTGGCTTTTCTCCTACCCTCTCGGCGGGTGCCGCCTTGGTGCCGCGGTGCTGCGCCTGGGGCTGGAGGTCCcagcaccgcagcccggcgccTCTgggctggcagcgcccggccgggtTTGCCGCTGCTCCCGCTAAGCTGCCTGAGCCCCGGCGGGAGGTGGGAGCGGCAGATGGCGAGGGGGAGGCGTGAATCGCCTGGCTCGGGATCGCGTCTCTGGAGATGGGAGCCGGGAGCTGGATCTgggctccttccccttccagcgCACGGGGCTGGGCTGGACGTGGACTGTGCAGTCCTGCCCAGGACGGAGCCTCGGCGGTGGCCGGGCAGGGGATGAGAGAGCTCTGGGAGCGGCTGGGGGCAGCCAGCAGCCCGACAGAGAcctggctcctcttcccagagGGCCCCGAGGGAGGCCGGGAGGGCTGGGCTTCCCTTCGAGCCCCCCAGGGTGGTCCCGAGCCCTCAGGGGAGGCTGTGTCTCCTTTCAGACAGCAACTTCATCCTGGCCAACGCGCAGGTCCGCCGCGGCTTCCCCATCGTCTACTGCTCTGACGGCTTCTGCGACCTCACCGGCTTTGCCCGCACCGAGGTCATGCAGAAGAACTGCAGCTGCCGCTTCCTCTACGGGGCCGAGACCAGCGAGCCCGTCCTGCAGCGCATCGAGAAGGTGCTGGACGGCAGGCAGGAGTACCAGACCGAGGTCTGCTTCTACAAGAAGGGTGGTGAGTGGTGCACGGGGCCGCGGCCCTGCCCACGGCTGCGGCTGGGACTTGGCCCCGTGCTGACCCCAGGGTGAAGCCACCGAGCAGTGGGGGGACTGATTCCTGCCTtcaccacccctctcccccacgcAGGAGCCGCGTTCTGGTGCCTGCTGGACATCATGCCCATCAAGAACGAGAAGGGGGAGGTGgtgctcttcctcttctccttcaagGACATCACAgagagccggggcaggagcaaCCCGGGTGACAAGAGGGAGGGTGAGCCGTGGCTGTGGGACGGGGATGGGATATGGGGAGAGGTGTGTGCAGCGGGCACGTGGTCCCTgctgggtcctgcctgcctttgtgCACCCGTGCAAGGAGGGGTCCCTGAAGCAGCCCCTGCTCTCTTGCACCAGCAGTGGCACAGCGCTCCCACTAACCCAGCGTGTCTTGTCcgctgcagagaagcagaggagcaAGAAGCCCGGGAGCTCGCACCTGCGGGCAGCGCGGAGGCAGGGCCGGACGGTGCTGCACCAGCTCAGCAGCCAGTTTGCCCGGAGGGATCGCAGTGAGATGAAAATCAACCGTGTAAGGACCTGGGAGAGCCCTTGGCTTCGCCCCTTgcctcctgggctggggctgcgggtgggctggcagtgctgcagctctcccgggaccagccctgcagcagagcccGGTCTCGCCGGGATGCTGATCCCATGCACGCACCTCACTGGCTTCCCCAGGCACCGAATGCCCCTCCGTCCCAGGCAGCCGCACCCTGGTCCAGGCTGCAGATGTGGCTcgttggcagcagcagcagagagaccaGCGGGTGCCTGGAGCTTGCCTGGGGAGAGCAGATCTTCTGGCAGCTCTCGCAGGGCTGTGTCTCTCCTCACGTTAGCTGGGGAaaacccagccgctcactcacggCACAGCCgtgccggccccggggagcgccgTTACCAGGCTGCGGCAGCCGCGGGCGCACGAGCAGCGGGGCTTCCAGCATCAGCAGGGACCGGCGTCGTCTCTGTGCCAGCCCATTCGCGTGGCCGCGGTGCCCCAGCGCAGGGTCCCCAGGCACGGCTGCAGCGATGGGCACTGCCTGCAGAcgcggggccagggcaggggtcCGTCACCGGCCGAGAGCGGCCCGGGGCTCAGAGCTGGCAAGCAGGCAAAGGGTTCCAGTATGCCAGTCTTGAACCCCGGGGGCCTGGGGGGGACGGGCGCAGCTCTCCCCTCGCCCAGGCTGGGCTCTCGCTGCCCCCCAGCAGCGCCGTGTCCCCGCAGAGGGTGGGGACGGCTCCGCCCCAGCACGCGAATTGGCACCCGGGACAGTtctgggcaggggctggcagtgccagTGGATTACTGTTAATAGCATCCGCACAGCGTTAATTTGTGCGCTGTAATCGGCCGTTCCGTGCCCGTCTCTGAGGGTGACCTCAGCGCAGCCCACGTGCCCCGTTGGAGATGTGTGTCCGTCACCCCAGGCCTCAGGAGGAGGGGGGGCTGCGGTGGCCCCCACCCCCTCGTGCCAGACGGCCCCTGCGCCATCCCTGTGCCACCCTGCCCCTTGCTCCCCCAGAACGTGTTTGAGAACAAGCCGTCCGTCCCCGAGTACAAAGTGGCCTCGGTGCAGAAGTCCCGCTTCATCCTGCTCCACTACAGCATCTTCAAGGCCCTCTGGGACTGGCTGATCCTGTTAGCCACCTTCTACGTGGCCATCACCGTCCCCTACAACGTCTGCTTCACGGGCACAGAGGACAGCCTCTCGGCCGCCCGCAGCACCATCGTCAGCGACATTGCTGTGGAGATGCTCTTCATCCTGGGTAGGTCCGTGCGAGCACCCGTGTGGGATGGGGACGTGGCTGGGTGGGGCAGGGATGTGGCCAGTGGGGTGATGGAGAGGGGAGCTGGCATCGCTTTGCCCCTGCTGCTGGTGCCGAGCACCCCGGGAGTGGGACCCAGGTTGGCCACAGACCCCGGCCCAGCTCCCCTGGCCGTGGCGGGGGCGGTGAGGGCTGATCCTGCTCTCCCCGGGCAGACATCATCCTGAATTTCCGGACGACGTACGTGAGCCAGTCGGGCCAGGTGGTGTACGACCCCCGCTCCATCTGCATCCATTACGTGGCCACCTGGTTCTTCGTGGATCTGATCGCCGCTCTGCCCTTCGATCTGCTCTACGTCTTCAACGTGACCGTGGTGAGTGCCGCTcgcgccgcgggcggggggcagcgggggagaGGTGTCCCCTTTCGCAGGGATCCGCTCCTCGCGCGCCTGTCTGGGAGCGGCGCGGGCAGCGAGGGGAAGCAGCGATGGCAGCTATAGCGGGAAGCCTCCCACGCATCTTAATTTAACCAGAGGCTGCCACAAATGACAGTAACTGCCAAGGCAGcgctccaggagctgcaggcaggcacccccccagcacccagcacccagcacgcCTGTGCTCTGCCCAGGCTGCAGAGCCGCTCCGTGTCCGGCAAAGACCCGCTGCGCACACACCGTTGCAGCGAGGGGCACTCGCTCGTTGCCCGCTCTGGCAGGGAGGTGACCGCGCGTGCGGGCGCAGAGGACGCAAGCCGGCGACGAAGGCAAAGTCCCAGCCTGAGCCTCCCCGGGCTCTCGAGGGGCCCCGCAGCGCAGCGGGTGCGATGGGCTGCACAAGCGTGCCGCTGGCACCAGCCCCTTCCCATCCTCTGCTAATTGGGGCtgggcgggaggagggaggcgaGCGCGGAGGCTGTAATTACGCTTATTGGAGGCAGAGCAGCGTGCAGGGAGGACAAGGGCGCTTGGGGCTGGAACTGCCACCCTGAGGCAAACCCGGCTTCGCTCGTGCCCCGACAGTGCTGCCCAGCAGGAAAACAACCGCGGCCGTGGCAAGGGCCGTCGCCGCCGCTGCCTCTGCCGGGGCCGGGTGAGCCGGGGCGCACGGGCAGCAGCGCCCTGGGAGGGGAGACCACGGTGCGAGGGCACAAGCAGCGCTTCCCTGCAAAGTGCTGCCAGGGGACCGAGGTCTCAGGGCTGCGGCTGCCatgggcagccccggcggggaccctctgggcagcggggagcggagcTGAGCCACCCGGGGAGTGGGTCCATCCTGAGCCGCCTCGGGGGGGTCTGACCCCAGTGTTTGCTCTGGCAcagcccccgcccggcgcccctGCCCGGCCCACGGCCCCGGGCTTCTGCGAGGTGCCTGGCGCAGCGCTGGCAGGAGGCAAAGGACAAGACAGGAGCTTTGTGCGAGGTGCGAGGCCCCGGGGCGCTTGGCATCGCTGCACGTCcaaacccacctgctcaagcCTGGTTTAGGCATCTCTGGCTCTCTTTGTCCAGGATCTCTGCAGGCCTTGCAGCATCCTGCTGAGAGTTCCCCTTGCGAGTAGATTAGATCAGctttctgccagcacagcttcGCCAAAGGCAGCCTCTGATAGCAAAGCCACTGCTGCCTGCTTCCCCTCCCGCcggccacctccctcccctctccagcaccccaaatctcctgGGATGATTCGGTGCCCTGACAAGCTGTGACCCTGGCTGCCTGCTGGGCGCTGGCGGAAGGCTGCTTGGGGACGAGCTCTTCCCAGCCGGCCCCGTAGCCCACCACCCTCCTGGCAGCTGTGGGGGGTGGTGAAGGGTCCCTGCCCcagggggaggcgggaggggggtcccttcccatccctgcctgcagctccgcCGTGTTCAcccgcctgccccgctccccagaCCTCGCTGGTTCACCTGCTGAAGACGGTGaggctgctgcggctgctgcggctgctgcagaagctggaCCGCTACTCGCAGTACAGCGCCATGGTGCTCACCCTGCTCATGTCCATGTTTGCGCTGCTGGCCCACTGGATGGCCTGCATCTGGTACGTCATCGGCCGCAAGGAGATGGAGAGCAACGACCCACAGACCTGGGACATCGGTGAGCGGGGCCGCCCGCCTGCGGGGGCTGCACGGGGCAGGGGCACGCTCAGGacgcccggctccccccgcgccgctgCGTGCCGCTGGCAGGAAGGAGCGGGCAGAAGGCAGTCCCGTGGGACAAAGCGAGGCCGGGGCAGGGACGGGAGCTGCGCTGAGCACCCGGCCCCTCGGCGAGTGCTAACCCCTGGCTGTGCTTGGCAGGCTGGCTGCACGAGCTGGGCAAGAGGCTGGAGGCTCCCTACATCAACAACTCGGTGGGGGGCCCCTCCATCCGCAGCGCCTACATCGCCTCCCTCTACTTCACCCTCAGCAGCCTGACCAGCGTGGGCTTCGGCAACGTCTGCGCCAACACCGACGCCGAGAAGATCTTCTccatctgcaccatgctcatcgGGGGTGaggcggggagcagggcagggctcgGGGGGCTTCGTCTCCGGCTGCTGGAGATGGGTGCGGCAGGTAcccaggcaggacagggcacTGGGGGGAGGTGATGAACACGTCTGCCCcgtgggacagccctggggctggggttaGGGGAGAAGCCCCCCGTGCTGCACCCCTCAGCCCCGcgttgctgggggggggggggggggggggcagagcccagaCCCTGCCCGGGCCCCCGTATGCCGCAGCCCTCCACCCAGCCGGCCCCTCGGCGGGCCTGACGCTGCCCTCCCGGCCCCCAGCGCTGATGCACGCCGTCGTCTTCGGCAACGTCACGGCCATCATCCAGCGCATGTACTCCCGCCGCTCGCTCTACCACACCCGCATGAAGGACCTCAAGGACTTCATCCGTGTCCAccgcctgccccagcagctcaAGCAGAGGATGCTGGAGTACTTCCAGACCACCTGGTCGGTGAACAACGGCATCGATGCTAACGAGGTAGGAGGCGTTGGCCGGGCTGGGCCAGACCCCTCTGCCCCCGCATCCTGCACCCAGCGTGGGGGTGATGGGGCTGGCGGGGCCAGCCACGAGTGCGCAAGAGTGCGCGTGTGTACGCGTGTGCAGATGTGCACGTGTCCGTGCTCTGTTGCTGGAGGGACCGGAGCTGGGTGCCAGGACTGGGGCAGATTCCTGCCAGCACAGGGAGCGGGACAGGCACACGGAGCAGGGGCAGCCCATCACCGCGGCCAGAGCTGTCCTGCGGTTGCCAGCCGGGACTGCTGGGCTCTGCCGAGGCAGCCAGGGCGGCTGAGCCGTGAGATGCTCTGCTCTGGTGGGAGATCTgtcccccggggctggcaggctgcggggaaggctgctccctgcctcctgcaccccagcaccgtGGCCTCGCTCTCCTCAGCTGCTGCACGACTTCCCCGATGAGCTGCGTGCGGACGTGGCCATGCACCTCAACAAGGACATCCTGCAGCTGCCCGTCTTCGAGACGGCCAGCCGGGGCTGCCTCCGCTCCCTCTCGCTCCACATCAAGACCTCGTTCTGCGCCCCGGGGGAGTACCTGCTGCGCCAGGGCGACGCGCTGCAGGCCAACTACTTCGTCTGCTCCGGCTCCCTCGAGGTGCTGAAGGACGACGTGGTCCTGGCCATCCTGGGTGAGGGCAGGCGGCGTGGgatctcccccagccccttctccgCTGCCCGGCCGGGCGAGGGGCCTGGGGCTCGCACCGCTAGCCCACCCCGGTCCCCTCCTGCAGGCAAAGGGGATTTGATCGGAGCCGACCTGTGCAGCACGGACCAAGTTATCAAGACCAACGCGGACGTGAAGGCGCTGACCTACTGCGACCTGCAGTACATCGGGCTGCGGGGGCTCTGCGAGGTGCTGCAGCTCTACCCCGAGTACGCCAGCAAGTTCACGGTGGACATCCACCAGGACCTGACCTTCAACCTGCGGGAGGGCAGCAAGATGGAGGTGGGTGCGTGTCCTCCCTCACAGGCCCCTTCCCGTCCTCACGGCCCCGGAGaccggagcagggctggggctcctcACGGCCACGGAAGGGGAGTTTGTCCGCTCCCTGCTCGCGGTCCCCAGGCTCcagtgccggggcgggggctgcggctgtGCCACCCCGGCCATCCAGGTACGTCCCGGTCCGGCTCCTCTCGGCTCCGTGCGACCCGGGGACTTGGAAGCAAGAGCATTTGCAAcgcaggaggctgagggggacgGAGGGCTTGGaaatgggggtggaggggactggggggcaccGCGGGGCAGCCAGCCGGGGCACGGCCCCCCCGGTGCGCAggaggcagcgccgggggctgccgggtTTAGTCACGCTGCCAGCGCCAGCAGCCGGGGGGATGTTCTGCTACAGAAATAGCTC
The nucleotide sequence above comes from Mycteria americana isolate JAX WOST 10 ecotype Jacksonville Zoo and Gardens chromosome 22, USCA_MyAme_1.0, whole genome shotgun sequence. Encoded proteins:
- the KCNH4 gene encoding voltage-gated delayed rectifier potassium channel KCNH4; its protein translation is MPVMKGLLAPQNTFLDTIATRFDGTHSNFILANAQVRRGFPIVYCSDGFCDLTGFARTEVMQKNCSCRFLYGAETSEPVLQRIEKVLDGRQEYQTEVCFYKKGGAAFWCLLDIMPIKNEKGEVVLFLFSFKDITESRGRSNPGDKREEKQRSKKPGSSHLRAARRQGRTVLHQLSSQFARRDRSEMKINRNVFENKPSVPEYKVASVQKSRFILLHYSIFKALWDWLILLATFYVAITVPYNVCFTGTEDSLSAARSTIVSDIAVEMLFILDIILNFRTTYVSQSGQVVYDPRSICIHYVATWFFVDLIAALPFDLLYVFNVTVTSLVHLLKTVRLLRLLRLLQKLDRYSQYSAMVLTLLMSMFALLAHWMACIWYVIGRKEMESNDPQTWDIGWLHELGKRLEAPYINNSVGGPSIRSAYIASLYFTLSSLTSVGFGNVCANTDAEKIFSICTMLIGALMHAVVFGNVTAIIQRMYSRRSLYHTRMKDLKDFIRVHRLPQQLKQRMLEYFQTTWSVNNGIDANELLHDFPDELRADVAMHLNKDILQLPVFETASRGCLRSLSLHIKTSFCAPGEYLLRQGDALQANYFVCSGSLEVLKDDVVLAILGKGDLIGADLCSTDQVIKTNADVKALTYCDLQYIGLRGLCEVLQLYPEYASKFTVDIHQDLTFNLREGSKMEGLCRYSRSPRLSQAPQPRPESGAAPEKPLPSILEDEEEPDEVFQRSPATITRRKLLLPQLSSPVRRGSLSSLLGDELCQISALRRNCRSPARGSQGRSPSPQCRRDAQLLEREVGAGRKPAKLLIPSLHAYGPPDLSPRVVDGIEDNGGTSEPQTFCFNVDPPLQSAARDSPTSGTDAGSPALATEAEEIKQNIRRLNQEINHLTQEVSHLSRELQRMMELLQGRLGAPQPPACPPRLPAAASTPPRPSPPPAPGPPSPPPAPPSSRSSPSASPRPKRCPVRSRSAHASPPPHPWVGAEGPCPPRGDTPSPGPCQASDLQPLSLPPRSARSFPGCSVGRGPRAHPQPRSSSTSSH
- the HCRT gene encoding hypocretin neuropeptide precursor, which codes for MGNHAAGILTLGKRKSVPPAFQSRLYRLLHGSGNHAAGILTMGKRGEHPGTACHDASGCPPGTDAQPTPALRGADTSPASPRECQGRSGKDLTKSQVQGAAKSFY